The Strix uralensis isolate ZFMK-TIS-50842 chromosome 16, bStrUra1, whole genome shotgun sequence genome has a window encoding:
- the BFAR gene encoding bifunctional apoptosis regulator, with protein MEEDETLQGETERAKVETHATPEIGRQISVSEFLCHCCYDILVNPTTLNCGHSFCRHCLALWWVSSKKNECPECREKWEGFPKVNILLRDVIEKLFSDAIEQRKEDIQQSSDVARSLATFQKYGNDQIPTVPNTGRINPRGGGFFSGVLTALTCVAVVLLGYHWSSREFEEDLLVHKPVAKWTAEEVILWLEQLGPWASHYKERFLLEKVNGRLLLTLTEEDFTKEPYSIENSNHRKAIVAELECVKTLGVKPPQNLWEYKAVNPGKALFLLYALKSSPRLSMLYLYLFDYAEAFLPFIHTICPTQEDKYEDTVTKLLDLKDPSWKQWREFIVKYLFLPYQLIAEFAWDWLDVHYWTSRFIIVNAMLLSVLELFSFWRLWSRRELKTIPHRMWRHFWKVSTQGLFVAIFWPFIPQFVCNCLFYWALYFNPIINIDLVVKEVRRLETQVQ; from the exons atggaagaagatgAGACTCTACAAGGTGAAACGGAGAGGGCAAAAGTTGAAACACACGCTACTCCAGAGATTGGTCGGCAGATATCAGTTAGCGAGTTCCTTTGCCACTGCTGTTATGACATTCTGGTCAATCCCACCACCCTGAACTGTGGGCACAGTTTCTGTAGACATTGCCTAGCCTTGTGGTGGGTATCATCCAAGAAGAATGAATGCCCTGAATGCAGAGAAAAATGGGAAGGATTCCCCAAAGTCAACATCCTCCTCAG GGATGTTATTGAAAAGCTATTTTCTGATGCCAttgaacaaagaaaagaagatattCAACAAAGCAGTGATGTAGCACGCAGCTTAGCAACCTTCCAAAAATATGGGAATGACCAGATCCCTACAGTTCCGAACACAGGAAGAATTAATCCTCGAGGAGGAGGGTTTTTCTCAGGCGTTCTGACAGCTTTAACTTGTGTAGCA GTAGTTCTACTTGGATATCACTGGAGTAGCAGAGAATTTGAAGAAGATCTTCTTGTCCACAAGCCTGTTGCTAAATGGACTGCTGAGGAAGTGATACTTTGGCTAGAGCAGCTGGGCCCATGGGCTTCACAttataaagaaagatttttactGGAGAAGGTGAATGGAAG ACTCCTTCTAACACTGACAGAGGAGGATTTCACAAAAGAGCCTTACAGTATAGAGAACAGTAACCATAGAAAAGCTATTGTGGCAGAACTGGAATGTGTGAAAACTTTAGGTGTTAAACCACCACAGAACCTTTGGGAATATAAg GCAGTAAATCCAGGAAAAGCACTCTTTCTTCTCTATGCACTGAAGAGTTCTCCAAGACTCAGTATGTTATACCTTTACTTGTTTGATTATGCAGAAGCTTTCCTACCTTTCATCCACACAATTTGCCCTACACAAGAAGATAAGTATGAAGATACTGTCACAAAACTACTA gaccttaaagatccttCTTGGAAACAGTGGAGAGAATTCATtgtgaagtatttatttttgccGTACCAGTTGATAGCTGAGTTTGCTTGGGATTGGCTGGATGTGCACTACTGGACATCAAGATTTATAATTGTAAATGCCATGTTGCTCTCTGTTCTGGAATTGTTCTCCTTTTGGAGGCTCTGGTCAAGAAGAGAATTGAA GACTATTCCTCACAGAATGTGGAGACATTTCTGGAAAGTCTCAACCCAGGGTCTTTTTGTTGCCATTTTTTGGCCTTTTATTCCTCAGTTTGTTTGCAATTGTTTGTTTTACTGGGCCTTGTACTTTAACCCAATTATAAACATTGATCTTGTCGTTAAAGAAGTAAGGCGTCTGGAAACACAAGTGCAGTGA